TTGCAGTGGATGATCATACGTTGGGACTTACACACGTGCTCAGGGGTAAGGATCATCTCAACAATACTCTGAGGCAGGAGTATATCTTCAACTATCTGGGATGGAAAATGCCCTGGTATCACCACTACGGATTCGTTTCCATTCCAGAGGCTGTCTTGAAGACCTCGGTCGTCAGGGAAGGTATCAACAAGGGGGAGTTCACAGGCTGGGATGATGTGCGTCTGGGAACCTTCCGCTCGCTCAGGCGAAGGGGGATTCAACCGGAGGCGATAAGAGCATACTGGGTGGATGTAGGCATGAAGGACGTGGACATCCAATTCTCATGGGAGAACCTCTACGCTTTCAACAAGGAGATTGTGGATCCGGAGGCCAACAGATACTTCTTCGTCTGGAACCCAGTAAAGATCAGGATAGAAGGGGTGAACGATCTGACGTCAAGGGCGCCATTGCATCCTGATCATCCTGAGAGAGGAGCACGGATCACTGAGCTCCATGGTGATCCTATCGAGATACTGCTTACACCTGAGGACCATTGCCTACTGGTAGAGAATGGCAGGATAAGGTTGAAGGACCTCTGCAACCTGGAATACGTTGACGGAAAAGCCTGTTACATCGGCAATGACCTCTCTATAGTAAAAGAAGGAGCCAGGATAGTGCACTGGACAACAGTTGACGGGCCGAGGTGCGAGGTCATAGAGCCAGATGGGATCATCAAGAAAGGTGTTTCAGAGTCATTACCAGATCATGAAGTTGGAGAAGTGGTCCAGTTCGAGCGCTTCGGTTTCTGCATGATCGAGCAGACAACCCCGATTGTGAAAGCGGTCTACTCCCATCGTTGATTCATCCGAATACCTGTAAAATGAAATTGAATATTGTCCCCAGAGTAAAGGCTATGGTTATGGAACCAAGGGTTATCTTCATCGCGTCCTTCATACCAAATTCTGACCTAAGGACGGCGAACGCCGCAATGCAGGGCATGAAGGTGGCCATCACCAAAGCGAATACGAACATCTGCTGGGGATCGAGTACCAAAGCAAGATTGGTAGTTCCGAACAACACTACCAGCAGCTGAAGGGCCATCTCCTTTCTGAGTACTCCGAAGATGAGTGCGATAATTGTGACCGCTGGCAACCCCAGAAGTCCGACGGTAAGCCATGTGAAGGGCTCGACCAAGCCGTCAAGGATACCGTATACCATCAGGAACTCGAGTACGATGCTTCCAACCAGTAGAAGTGGGAATGCTATGAGGAAGAACTCTGAGACTCTGACCCATGTTTTCCAGAGCACGTTCTTTGCCCTCGGGATGGTCAGATCAGGAAGCTGAATGGCTAGACTCGTTGGTTCGAACTTCATGTACTTGTTCATCAACCTACCAAGCACAAGGACAAGTCCAAAAAGAATGAGATAGATGCCCAGAGCATAGCCAAGTCCAGCATAGTGGCCGACGGTTCCAATGATGATCACGGTCTGGGCTGAGCACGGTATGGCAACCACCGTGATCACCGCCAGTATCAGCCTCTCCCTCCTGGAATCAATGACCCTTGAGGCAAGAATTGCCGGTACATTGCATCCCAAGCCCACGATCATGGGAATGATTGCCCTTCCATGCAGTCCGATACGATGCATCAGACCATCCAGCATGACCACGACCCTGGGCAGATAACCTGAATCTTCCAAGATTCCAAGAATAAGATAGAATACTAGGATGTAAGGTATGACGATGGCCAATATGGCCTGGATACTCAGATTGATGCCTTCGGCTATAGCTTCTCCCGCTTTCCCGCCAATGAGGTCCGCGAGGTTTTGGAAGAAATTGCCCACAATGGCATGATATGCATCGAGGATCAGCCCTTCGAGGGCACCTCCCACATAGACTACAGAAAGAAAGATACCAGCCAGAATCAGAACGAGAAGGGGAAGTCCCGTCACTGGTTGGAGTGTGAACCGAGATATCTTCTCCTTCAAACCAGGAGGCTTTTCTATCTTCCTGACCACATTTGATTTGATCTTGCCGGCTTCCCCGTATCGATCACGGCCGATATGGACATCGATGGTCTCCTCATGCTGCTTCTTGAAACCCTCGGTGAGATCTTTTGCCTTGGCCTTGGTCTCTTCAGAGAACTGCCCGGTGAAGAACAGGTTACCCTCTAGGAGCTTGAGGAGAGCCCCCCTCGTGGGGAAATCCACCGCGTCTTTCTCAGCCTCAGGAGTAAGATTGTCCAGTATCTCTTCGATGTGGCTGTCATAGTGTACCTTGAATTCCGAAACTCGAACGTCTTCGAGGCATGCCGTTTCACAGAGGGCGTCCACTCCCTCTCCAGTGATAGCAACGGTCGGAAAGAAAGGCACTCCTATTTCCTCGGAAAGGCGTTCGATGTCTATCTCGAACCTTTCTCGAGCCATGTCCATGAAGTTCAGGGCAACGACCAGCCTGAACCCCATCTCGATCATTTGCAGGATGAGAACGAGGCTCTGCTCCAATCTTGTAGCATCTGCTACCGCAATGACGCAGTCAGCTCCATTCTCAGCGAGGAATCGAAGTGTAACCTCCTCATCCTCACTTGATCCGGAGAGTGAATATGTACCAGGTAGATCAACGACCTCGATCGTCTTACCCTTGCAGGTCACCTTTCCCTCGAATATCTCGACGGTTGTCCCGGGATAGTTTGAGGAAATGACCCCTACTCCGGTGATACGGTTGAAAAGCATCGATTTTCCGACATTGGGGTTGCCGACAAGGGCGATCCTCAAACTGATCACCTTCTAACGTGGATGAGGTCCGCAAAATTCCTTGCCAGTGCGACCTTGCACTCGTCAAGCATAACGAGGAGGGGGCCGCCCATCGGAATCTCCTCCTCCATCTTCACCTTCCTCCCTGGAACAAACCCCATCGAGATGAGTCTCCTTACCTTGCCTGGGTGTTCACAGATGAGATAGGTAATCGTGGCCTCTTCCCCCTCACTCAACTCACTCAGAGAAATGGTCGGTTCTCCTCTGCAGATCTCGCAGTCGTCGTTGCATTCCTCGAAAGGTTTTTCAAACCTGCAAGTACTGGGTTCCTGCACCATCTGACATATCTTCTTCATTGATTCATCTGAAATAATATGTTCGAGACGGCAGGCTTCCTCATGACTCTTATCTCTCTTAATTCCCAGGACTTCTGTGAGGAACTTCTCCAGGAGACGATGTCTTCTCCTGACCCTCCTTCCCTCCCTCATGCCCATATCGGTCAATGTTGCTCCCTTGTACTTCTCGTAGTGAATGTAACCCTGTTCCGAGAGCTTTCCCAGCATCTCGGACACACTCGCGGGGGAGATCTTGAGCTTCTGGGCTATGTCCTTGGTCTTGGCAGCCTGATGTCGCCGGGTCAAGACGTAGATGGCTTCGAGATAATCCTCTGTACTCTCACTGACCATCAACAGAAAATAGGCATGCCTAATATTTAATATTTCGGTGAACCTAAACTCTTATCCTGGCTCCTACTAGTTGATTCAGAGATCCTTGAACGGTACCAGATCACAACAGGTGCATTCATGGCACATCGTCTTGAATTTCAATGGGGACATACCATAGATGATGAATGCATTTTCGGCTTCCTGAGCTAGCTTGACCATTCTTTCTGGGGTAACGGGCTCTAGAAGGCCGAGAGTTTCCTCCAGCGCTGGCCTGTTCCTGTCGTCGATCTTCAAAGCTCGGAGGGTAGCGACACAGCCCATCTTGGCCAGGAACTCAACCCCTTCGATCACGTTTTCGTCCGTTTCTCCCAGACCGTATATGATATTCGAACAGACGTTTCCCCTCCCAAAAACGGATACGGCGAACTTGATGGCCTTGACAATATGCTCAAAATTCATCTTTCCGCAGACCTTCTTGAAGATTTCTTGATCGAAAGTCTCGATGTTGATCTTGATCTCGTCGGCCCCGGCCGCCTTCAACCGATTGATGTCCTGGAAATCATCGATATAAGGCTCAACCCCGATGGGAACCTCAGGACCCAGCTTCTCCCTCACGACACTGATAATATAAGCCATTCTCATGACGGTTTTATGTGGATCGTCGGGAACGGCGCTTGTGAGTGCCACTCCCTTGAAATCAGGCCTGGTTGAGGCCTCAAGTATCATGCCAATTACCTTTTCGGGGTCCAGATTCTTTGTATAATCCTTTTCAAGTCTTGGTGAATTGCAGAATTTGCAGTCGTAGATGCATTCCTGACTCAGATTGAAGAACGCCTGCTGAGGCGCATGATAGAGAACCGGTTGGATCTCCACCTCTTCCAGAAAGGGTTTTCCCTTCCAGAGAAGTTTGTATGGAGTCACGTTCCCAACCAGCTCGAACTCCCCCTTATCATTGGAGATGGCCTTCTTCACCCGGGTTCCCTTAAAACCGATCACAATGGAGGGATGCCCCGCTCCTGGTCCAGCGGTCGATCTGCTCAGTCTGAAAGGTGGCTTGAAGTTCTCAGGGACCTTGATGGAGCCTCCAGTGATCAAAACGGCCTTCTTGTAGGCAACACTGTTCAAGTCCACTTCCACTTGACTCCCTCCGCCGTATCTTCAACCTTGACCCCACTCTCAGCGAGACGGTCTCTGATCTCGTCAGCCAGGTCAAACGCTTTTCTCTTCCTGAGTTCCTGCCTGATATCTATCAGTATCTGCACGATAGCGTCTGCCTCGCCTGATGTGGTGCTCTCGGAGGGAAGTATTCCCAGTACCTCGTCCATGTTCTCAAGTGCTTCGAGTAGATTCGAAGCACCCTTCTTGCTGAGCCGGTCTTCGGAGATCAGCCTGTTCAGCTCCCTCACCATCTCAAAAATCGCAGAAATAGCCGCTCGGGTGTTGAAATCATCGTCCATGTTCTCTTCGAATTCTATCAGCACATTGCTCACAAGCTGTTCTGCGTCTTCTTCACCCACTCCGTTCTCTGCCACATTCTTCAGCTCGAAATAGGCATTTTGAAGTCTCTTGTGAGAAGAAGCTGCCTCCTCAAGAGCCAAATCGCTGTAGCTCAGAGGACCACGGTAATGGGTATTGAGCAGGTAGAATCTGACCTCTTCCTTACTGAAGCGCTCAAGTGTCTGCCTGATCGTGAAGAAGTTCTTCAACGATTTGGACATCTTCTCATCCTGGATCTGAAGCATACCGTTGTGAAGCCAGTAATTTGCAAGCTTCTCACCAGTAGCAGCCTCTGTCTGAAGAATCTCATCCTCATGATGTGGGAATATCAGATCGTTACCGCCCCCGTGGATGTCTATGAGGTCTCCAAGGTACTTTGAGCACATAGCCGAGCACTCGATGTGCCAACCGGGCCTGCCCTTTCCCCAAGGGGTATCCCAGGCCACTTCCCCGGGCTTTGCCGCCTTCCAGAGTGCGAAGTCCATGGGATTCCGCTTTCCATCCTCGATGTCGACACGGGTTCCTGAGACCATGTCTTCCAGCTTCTGGCCGGTGAGACGACCGTAGTTTTCGACTTTGTCCACTGAGAAATAGACAGAGCCATCTTCCGCAACGTAAGCATAACCATTGTCCATTATCTTCGCGATCATGTCGATTATATCCTGGATGCACTCCGATGCCTTCGGGTAGATATCGGCTCTCTTGACGCCCAGGGAATTCACATCCTCGAAGTACTTGTTTATGTACCTCTTGGACAGCTCCAGGGCGGGGATGCCTTCCTCCGCCGCCCTGTTTATGATCTTGTCATCAATATCCGTGAAATTCGTTACGTGGGTGACATCGTAACCTTTCCATCGAAGGTATCTGACGATCATATCGAAGACCACGATGGAACGTGCGTGACCCATGTGCATGTCATCGTACACCGTCATTCCGCAGACGTACATCTTGACCTTGTTGTCATCAATTGGTCTGAAGTCTTCTTTCTGCTTCGAGAGCGTGTTGTACATCTTCAGGGTCATCACCTTCGCCTCAGAATGCGAAGATTGTTCCAATTATATCTCATTTTTCATGCGCCATATCTGGATTGCTATTAGC
The genomic region above belongs to Methanomassiliicoccales archaeon and contains:
- a CDS encoding cysteine--tRNA ligase, whose translation is MTLKMYNTLSKQKEDFRPIDDNKVKMYVCGMTVYDDMHMGHARSIVVFDMIVRYLRWKGYDVTHVTNFTDIDDKIINRAAEEGIPALELSKRYINKYFEDVNSLGVKRADIYPKASECIQDIIDMIAKIMDNGYAYVAEDGSVYFSVDKVENYGRLTGQKLEDMVSGTRVDIEDGKRNPMDFALWKAAKPGEVAWDTPWGKGRPGWHIECSAMCSKYLGDLIDIHGGGNDLIFPHHEDEILQTEAATGEKLANYWLHNGMLQIQDEKMSKSLKNFFTIRQTLERFSKEEVRFYLLNTHYRGPLSYSDLALEEAASSHKRLQNAYFELKNVAENGVGEEDAEQLVSNVLIEFEENMDDDFNTRAAISAIFEMVRELNRLISEDRLSKKGASNLLEALENMDEVLGILPSESTTSGEADAIVQILIDIRQELRKRKAFDLADEIRDRLAESGVKVEDTAEGVKWKWT
- the feoB gene encoding ferrous iron transport protein B; translation: MRIALVGNPNVGKSMLFNRITGVGVISSNYPGTTVEIFEGKVTCKGKTIEVVDLPGTYSLSGSSEDEEVTLRFLAENGADCVIAVADATRLEQSLVLILQMIEMGFRLVVALNFMDMARERFEIDIERLSEEIGVPFFPTVAITGEGVDALCETACLEDVRVSEFKVHYDSHIEEILDNLTPEAEKDAVDFPTRGALLKLLEGNLFFTGQFSEETKAKAKDLTEGFKKQHEETIDVHIGRDRYGEAGKIKSNVVRKIEKPPGLKEKISRFTLQPVTGLPLLVLILAGIFLSVVYVGGALEGLILDAYHAIVGNFFQNLADLIGGKAGEAIAEGINLSIQAILAIVIPYILVFYLILGILEDSGYLPRVVVMLDGLMHRIGLHGRAIIPMIVGLGCNVPAILASRVIDSRRERLILAVITVVAIPCSAQTVIIIGTVGHYAGLGYALGIYLILFGLVLVLGRLMNKYMKFEPTSLAIQLPDLTIPRAKNVLWKTWVRVSEFFLIAFPLLLVGSIVLEFLMVYGILDGLVEPFTWLTVGLLGLPAVTIIALIFGVLRKEMALQLLVVLFGTTNLALVLDPQQMFVFALVMATFMPCIAAFAVLRSEFGMKDAMKITLGSITIAFTLGTIFNFILQVFG
- a CDS encoding radical SAM protein, with the protein product MEVDLNSVAYKKAVLITGGSIKVPENFKPPFRLSRSTAGPGAGHPSIVIGFKGTRVKKAISNDKGEFELVGNVTPYKLLWKGKPFLEEVEIQPVLYHAPQQAFFNLSQECIYDCKFCNSPRLEKDYTKNLDPEKVIGMILEASTRPDFKGVALTSAVPDDPHKTVMRMAYIISVVREKLGPEVPIGVEPYIDDFQDINRLKAAGADEIKINIETFDQEIFKKVCGKMNFEHIVKAIKFAVSVFGRGNVCSNIIYGLGETDENVIEGVEFLAKMGCVATLRALKIDDRNRPALEETLGLLEPVTPERMVKLAQEAENAFIIYGMSPLKFKTMCHECTCCDLVPFKDL
- a CDS encoding metal-dependent transcriptional regulator, producing MVSESTEDYLEAIYVLTRRHQAAKTKDIAQKLKISPASVSEMLGKLSEQGYIHYEKYKGATLTDMGMREGRRVRRRHRLLEKFLTEVLGIKRDKSHEEACRLEHIISDESMKKICQMVQEPSTCRFEKPFEECNDDCEICRGEPTISLSELSEGEEATITYLICEHPGKVRRLISMGFVPGRKVKMEEEIPMGGPLLVMLDECKVALARNFADLIHVRR